GACCGTAGGCAACAAACTCATTTCCCACCCCTATCGCCAAACTAACATGTAAGGGTTTAAAAGCCCCTGTTACACGGGGATTATCGCTCCCACCCGACAATTTATACTCCAAGCGCGGGCCGATCAAAAAGTATGGTATTATGCTTACTAATTCGGTGCGAAACTTTAAATAATTATTAAAACAGATATAATTCAGTTTGGTACTGTAATTTGCCGCACTTGTTTTTTCAGCACTCCCCTTTTGGTTAAACTGAAACTCAGACACCCATCTAAAATAATCATCACTGAAAAACTCTGCCAGTACACTGCCATTAAACCCCAATATATACTTCTTTCTTTCGCTGGTCTTCAAGTTGTCGTCGGTCCAGCGTTCATTACCGTAAGTTACGCCGACTGTAACGCCAAGCGCATTGAAGAACTGAGCGTGCAAGGGAATTAAAAATGTAGAATTAAAAATTAAAAATGAGAGAAGTATCAGGATTTTCAATTTGCGTTTCATATTTATTCTGATAACAAGTTCCTAACATAATAAAAATCAGTGTCATTCCGGGCATAGCGAGCAATCGGGTTGTGCGTAAGCTTATCTCCCCCCTCAAATGCCAGATTCCTCGCCATGCTCGGAATGACACAAATCCTGGAACAATAAATTCCTGCCAATTATCACGCGCTCACCGCTTCTATATCCTTATTCACCTTTTTCACCAATCCCTGCAACACTTTTCCGGGGCCAACCTCAACAAAAGAAGTGGCACCATCGGCGATCATTTGCTGTATTGTCTGAGTCCATTTTACAGGAGCGGTTAATTGAGATATTAAATTTTTCTTTATTTGTTCCGGATCTGAAACTGCATTCGCAGTCACGTTCTGATAAACCGGACAAATGGGCTTACTAAATAAAGTCGAGTTGATCGCGGCCTCCAGCTCAATGCGCGCCGGTTCCATTAAGGGCGAGTGGAATGCACCGCCTACAGGCAACAGCAACGCACGTTTTGCACCTGCTGCCTTTAATTTTTCACAGGCAATAGTTACACCATTTGTGGTGCCTGATATTACAAGCTGCCCGGGGCAATTGTAATTGGCAGCTACAACAACTTCCCCGCTTGCAGTTATTTCAGCGCAGATCGTCTCAACAACTTTATCATCGAGGTTTAAAATAGCAGCCATGGTTGAGGGTTTCGCTTCGCAGGCTTTTTGCATAGCCATCGCACGCTTTGACACCAATACCAGCGCATCTTCAAACGTAAGTGTTTGATTAGCCATCAACGCCGAAAATTCTCCCAGGGAGTGCCCCGCCACCATATCGGGCATAAATGATACGCCCAATGCTTTTGCCAATATTACAGAATGTAGAAAAATGGCAGGCTGCGTCACTTTCGTTTGCTTCAGCTCCTCCTCAGTTCCTCCAAATAAAATATCGGTGATGCGAAAATCAAGAATGCTATTGGCTTTTTCAAACAGTTCTTTTGCCTGAATTGATGTTTCATAAAGCTCTTTGCCCATTCCGGGAAACTGTGAGCCTTGTCCGGGGAAGATGTATGCTTTCATTTTCGTTTGTTTCAGGTTTCAGGTTGAGTTTAACCTGAAACTATTTTCAATGTAACTTAGATGATATCAATGTGATAAACTCCTTTCGTGTCGTCTCCTTCAAAAATTCCCCGGTAAATGCCGATGTAGTTGTTACCGAATTTTGCTTTTGCACACCCCGCATTTGCATACACAGATGCGTGGCTTCAATTACAACAGCTACGCCAATAGGATTAAGGGTCGCATGTATACAATCCCGTATTTCAACCGTAAGACGTTCCTGCACCTGAAGTCTGCGTGCAAACGCATCAACTACCCGTGGTATTTTGCTCAATCCAACAATGTGCCCGTTTGGAATATAGGCTATATGCGCCTTACCTATGAATGGCAATAAATGATGTTCACAAAGCGAATACACCTCAATATCCTTTACAATCACCATTTGTTTATACTCATCTTTGAACATTGCCGATCGCAGGATCGCCGCCGGATCAATACAATGACCGTGAGTTAAATATTGTAATGCCTTTGCAACACGGTAAGGCGTCTTTTCAAGGCCTTCACGTTTTGTATCTTCACCCAGCTTCTCCAGGATATCTTTATAATATTCCGCGATTTGTTCGGTTACACCGGAATTGTATTCTTCTGTTTTTTTATAGTTAGCCATGTAATTGGTTGTCCGTTCTCAGTTGTTAGTTGTTGGTATTGAACTGACTATTTACTTTTAAAATATGACATAAGGAGTTCGTATAGCTTTTTTTCTTCGCCGGGTGAACCAGAATAAAATGATGTCGCCGGTGTTTTTATCGAATCTTCATAATACTCAAAATAGCTGCTTGCCGTATTATCAAGCGTTATTATCACTTTTAATACAGCCACATCCCCCATCTTTATCATCATATCGCCTTTATCAGGCAATTTATTCAACAAAGAAATGATCTCTCCCAAAACTTCCTTATCATTTATTTCCCTGACCAGTGGAGGTATTCCATCCCTTGAGTCAGATATTTTTTTATAAAAGTGAAGAGTTATTTTTTCACATTTGTTTATTTTAAATGTTTCTATGTATTTCATGTTAGCTTCCTTTGTTTTGTATTGATTTACATTCACTCCCTGTGCATAATGATCGGGATTAAATAATAACAAGCTAATAAATAAGGTAAAATATTGTATAGCACTGTTACACATAGACCATTTATTGTGAAAGAAGTCCGAACTAATTGCCAAAATATTCAACATAATTATTCTCCGTTTCCACCAATTTCACACAATGTAATTTACAACCAAGTTTATTGATATGCGGCTCCAGTTGCTTCCAGATTTCGATGGCAACGACTTCCGTGGTAGCCATTTTTCCTTTCATAAAATCAACGTCAAGATTAATATTTTTATGATCCAGCTTATCCACTACATATTTTTTGATAACCGAACTTATGTCTATTAAATTAGCGCAATAACCGGTTTCAGGGTCAACAGGTCCCTTAACTGTTGTAAGTAATTCATAATTATGCCCATGCCAGTTGGGGTTGGCACACTTTCCGAATTTTTCCAGATTTTTTTCGTCATTCCAATCGGGCCGGAATAATTTATGCGCCGCGCTAAAGCGTTCTCTTCGTGTTATATAAACCATTTCAATAAAATATATAATGCAAACCTACAAGATTTTTTCCCAAATAAACATAAACAAAGATTAAAAATCATCTGGGTTCCTCCTCACCATTAAAATAGTCAATTCGTCCGGGAGAAATATAACTTTATTGTTACCCTCTAAAAACAAATTTGAATGACCGGATCAAAATAATGAAACAATGTATCAAAATCTGCATCATTCCAATATTCCATCATAGATTTTTGCAAATAGGCGTATTATTATAGCTTTGTATTGCTTAACTTAAACTACATATGAATATTTTAATTGCATCGGCAACATTCACAGAGATCGAGCATTTATTGGATAAGGTTGAGGTTTATCAGAATTACAATAACACTATTCTTGAGGCCGGTTATAACACTGTTGATATTAAATTTTATGTAAGCGGCGTGGGCATGTCGGCCATGGGTTATGCAATGGGAAAGGCGCTGAACGACGGTTATGACATGGCTTTGAACATTGGCATTGCCGGTTCCTTTTCAAAAAAAACCGAACTTGGACAAGTAGTAAATGTTACACACGATATTTTTTCTGAACTGGGAGCCGAGGACGGGGATAAATTTTTAACACTTCATGAGCTGAACCTGATCGGCACCAATGAAGTCAATAACAACTCTACCCTTAAAAATAAAGTGATCGACCAACTTCCAAAGGCAAAAGGCATAACTGTGAACACTGTTCATGGTAACGAGCAAAGTATAAAAAAAATAGTTCAACGCCTCAATCCGGATATTGAAAGCATGGAAGGTGCCGCCTTTATGTTCGCCTGCAAAAAAGAAAGTTTACCTTTTGCACAGATCAGATCCATTTCAAATTATGTTGACCGAAGAAATAAAAACAACTGGAACATACCTCTTGCACTCGAAAATTTAAGCAGCGCTATCATTAAAGTGCTGGATGCCTTCTGATAAATGAGCACACTACTAACTTTAGGCTTCTCACCCTGTCCTAACGATTGCTTTATATTTGACGCAATGATCCATGGGAAAATTGACACAGAGGACCTTGTGTTCGATGTAACAATGACTGATGTAGAAAACCTGAACAAAAAGGCTTTTGAAGGGACCATTGATATCACCAAACTTAGCTATCATGCGTATGCTTATTTAACTGATAAATACGCTTTATTAAATTCAGGTAGTGCTTTAGGAAAGGGCTGCGGGCCGCTATTAATTTCCAAATTCCAGGTCTCAAATCTCAAATCTCAAATCTCAAATCTCAAAATAGCTATTCCGGGAAAATATACCACTGCCAATTTATTATTCAGTCTTGCCTACCCAAATGCGAAAAATAAAGTTGAAATGGTCTTTTCTGAAATTGAAGATGCTGTCTTAAATGGCAGGGTTGATGCGGGTGTTATTATTCACGAAAACCGCTTTACTTATGAAGCAAAAGGATTAAAAAAGATCATTGACCTGGGAGAATATTGGGAACAACATACACAATACCCTATTCCGTTAGGAGGTATTGTGGTGAACCGTCGCATAGACAAACCTATTCAACAAAAAATAAATCGTGTATTAAGAAAGAGTATTGAATATGCATTTGCAAATCCCGCAGATAGTCGGGCTTTTGTGAAAGCCAATGCCCAGGAAATGAGCGATGAAGTGATCCAAAAACACATTGACCTTTATGTAAATAATTATACCATTGAACTTGGTAAGGAAGGGAAAAAAGCAATTCATTTACTTTTTGAAGAAATAAAGAAACTCGGCATTGTTCCAAATACAAATCTCATTCCTCATTTCATTATTGAATAATCTTAAAATTCTCACGGTATCACGCTGTATATGTTGATTTTTAGTCGGGCACCTTTGCCACAAAAACACTAACCTGCCTGCCAAAGTAAGGGGGAGCAGCGCCTCGGCAGGCAGGAACACGAAAGCCCGCAAAAAATTTAGTGAAATTTCGCGCTTTCGTGTTTTGGTGGCGAAAAAACAGAATTCAATTTGTAATTTAGCGCAAATTCTTATCCAATGATAGTTGTTACAGGTGCGGCAGGTTTTATAGGTAGTTGCCTGGTAGGCAAACTAAATGCCGAAGGGTATAAGGACATTGTAATAGTTGATGATTTTTCGGCTAAGCAAAAAATGCCAAACCTTGAAGGCAAAACCTTTTCACACAAGATACACCGCGATGATTTTCCAAAATGGTTGCGGGATAATCACCGTTTCACACAATTCATATTTCACATTGGTGCGCGAACCGACACTACGGAATTTAATAAAGAAATTTTTGACCGGCTGAATTTAAATTATACCAAAGAGCTTTGGAACATTTGTGTTGAATTCGGTTTACCCTTTGTATACGCTTCATCAGCCGCTACCTACGGATTGGGAGAACTTGGCTATAATGATGATCATGATGTGGTTGAGAAACTAAAACCATTAAATCCATACGGAGAATCGAAAAACGAATTTGACAAATGGGCATTGAAACAACCGTCCAAACCATACTTTTGGGCGGGCCTGAAATTTTTTAATGTGTACGGTCCGAACGAATACCACAAGGCCCGCATGGCTTCAGTAGTATTTCACGCGTTTAACCAGATAAAAGATAAAGGATCTGTAAAACTATTCAGGTCGCACAATCCCAAATATAAAGATGGCGAACAACTGCGCGATTTTGTATATGTGAAAGATGTGGTGGAAGTGTGCATGTTTTTGATGCAGCACCGTAAGGACTCCGGCCTTTATAATTTAGGCTCCGGCAAAGCGAGGACTTTCCTTGACCTGGTCAATAACACTTATCATGCGCTTAACAAACAACCAAAAATTGAATTCATTGATACTCCTGTTGACATACGCGACAAATACCAATACTTTACCGAGGCCAATATGAATAAGCTGAGGTCGATCGGCTACAGCAAAAATTTTCACTCGCTTGAAGAAGGGATAAAGGATTATGTGGTAAATTATCTTGCCGATGGCAAGTATGCCTGATCACGGTGCGGTGAGGTTAACATTTACGCTGCACCCGCTCTTGTCTGTCACTTTTACGTTATATGCTCCCGGACACAGCCCATTCCGGTACCGTTTGTCGTACCCATCGGGCCATTGGTAGCTGTAGGGCTCTGTTCCATCTTTGCCGGTTACCATTATCCATTCTTTGCAGCCGTTCGTTTTGCAATCGGGACAATTGGAAGTACCTTTTACAAATTGGGCATTTAAGTTACATGTTGAGCAAAGCGATATAACTACATTAATAAGCTTCTCCGCGCTATCGCAAGCTGTTTTGGCCTTGAGGGTTACTGTATAAGTGCCGGGCGATGGGTATACAATACCGGTGGGATTTTGCGCAGTTGAATTTGAAGGGGTGGCTCCGGGGAAACTCCATAAATAACTTGCCGTGTTACTTTCGCAGCTAACGGAAAAATTACCGGTAAAATTCAATGGCGTATTATTGCACAGGCTGCCGGTGGGCACTGTGGCCGACAAGGCAGTGGTTTTATCAAAGCCACAGCTGCTTTTATACAACTGCGCTACAAAAGCATCCAAACCTCCTCTATAAACTGTTTGATGCGCGCCCGGTGTAACAGGGTAGGAACCTCCGGTATACCCTGTCATATAAACGTAGCAGCCGTGTAGAGCAATACTGCAATATTCATCATCAGACGTTCCAGGTCCTCCCACATAAGAAGAACAGACTATTTTACCATCGGGTTTGAAATGCGCGACAAAACTATCTTCGGAAATTCCACCGGCCAGATTTTTTTGCCAGGCACAGGAAGTTATAGGGAAATTCAGGCTGTAAGTATCGCCCGACACAAACACATCATTGTTGTCAGGATCCACAACGAGTGATAAACCGTAATCAACGGAGGCTCCCCCTAAATATGTGGCCCATACGCGGAGGCCAGAGGAAGTAAATTTTACTAGAAAAGCATCTTCCCCACCACCAAGTACATTTTGAAAACCACCTGAAGCAATACCTGTTACACTATTTGTCCGGCCAGACAGATATATTATATTTCCGGCTCCATCAACATCTGTGCTATGGCCACTATCATCGCCTGTTCCTCCATAGTAAGTCGCCCAAACTCTATTACCCCCCGGATCGAATTTGACTAGGAAGGCATCCGATAGACCACGAAGTACATTCTGGAAGCCACCTGAAGCAATACCTGTTACACTAGCTGTCAGTCCTGCCAGATACACATTGCCGGTCACATCTATAGCAACACTCCTTCCATCGTCGTATCCGGATCCTCCATAGTATGTAGCCCATATCCTTGCACCCCCCGGATCGAATTTAACTAGAAAAGCATCTCCATCACCATCGCCATATAAATTCTGAAAGCCACCCGAAGCAATATTGGTTGAGCCTCTTGTTAAGCCTGCCAGATACACGTTTCCAGCTCCATCAGCGGTAACGCCATAACCATAATCAAAGCCAATTCCTCCATAGTAAGTTGCCCAAATTCTACTACCCCCCGAATTAAACTTAACCAGAAAGGCATCATAATTACCACCAAATACATTCTGAAAGCCACCTGAAGCAATACCAACTATACTACCCGCACCCGCAGATCCTGTAAGATAGGCATTGCCAACTCTATCAACTGCAACACTATAGCCTGCATCGGCTCCGGCTCCCCCGTAGTAGGTTGCCCAGATTCTACTGCCTCCCGAATTAAACTTGACCAGAAAGGCATCATAACTACCACCAAATACATTCTGAAAGCCCAATGAAGTTATTTGGGATGTGCTGCCGGTCTGCCCAGTTACATACACATTGCCAGTTTCGTCAGTGGTAATGTCTGCTCCCATATCGAAACCTGTTCCACCATAATAAGTAACCCAGGGATCGATGATTAAAGGGTGTTCCGGGCTCCAGGTTCCAAGTTCAAAAGTTACAAGCCCTTCTCCGACTCTCCCCTTCGGGGAGAGAGTTAAATTGTAGTTAGCTTTTACATCAATAATTTTTCCATTTATGTTTTGGTAAACTTTGGGCAGGGTTTCGGTAAATTCGTTTACGCCGGTTTTAATTACCAAAGTTCCTTCATGATTTATGCTTATGTGATCGGCACCTTTCCATCGGAACTTTATTTGATGAGGGTCGGCTCCGGGGTGTACGATGATGTCGTACTTCAACCCTCCCTCTTTTCCTCCAAAGTATTTTATGTCGATACCTTTGTAAATATTGCTTTGTGTTACGCTGTTATAGGAGTAAACATTTGTTATTCCCTGCGGGCAGTGCGCGTAATAATAATTAGTATATCCTTCGGCCTGCTCATTGCCTGTCGCTTCCGAATACAGGTTGGCTCTTTCGAAATCCATATCCAGTCGATGAACTTTCAGCAATGCTTTACTTAGTAACTCCTCTTTTAGTTTTTGCTTTTTGTCTTCGGATATTTTTTCGGCCTTCTCTTTTTCCTCCACTTCCTCTTCTATCCCATGCATCACTTCGGCCATATTGCTTTGCACATAACTTATTCCTGTTTTACGTATGTATACGTCCGCTCCTTCAGTTGCTCCTTTGAATAATATGTCGGGGCGCAGTTTACCTTTCATATCGGCTATTTGTCCTTTATTGGGGGTAAAGCTCATGCCCGAACCCCGAAGTGAGTGCGGGTTATCTGTTGCCAGCGGAACGGCTTGTGAATTTTGCGCGCGAAAATCAGTGCTTGCAAAAATAATTAAGACAGTGCTTGTGCAAAATTGGATTAACCAATCTGCGCTGAAAGTGCGGAGGTTTGAAAACGCGAGAATAAAACTCTCACCCGATGTCATGAAAAATATTTGACGTTTCAATATAACCCTCCCATTTTAAACAGTTGCTTAGTGTTGTATAATAATCATTTTCCGCATATCGCCTGCAAGTTCATCAATCAGTTTTAGGATATACATCCCCGATTGGACATTGGTTAAGTTAAGGGTAGATTTGCCGTCGATAATATCGCCGTTGCATAACACTTTACCATCGATAGTGAACACTTCATATTTAGCGTTTTGACCAACATCTTTCATTGTTAACTCACATATACCTGTCGATGGATTCGGGAACACGTTGAACAATGACAAATTATTATTCGTAATCTTCGAAATAGATGTAACGGCATCCGTAGTAATGGTGACTGTGTCTGAAATAACGTTAACTCCACAATTACTTGTGGTAATGCAACGATATAAGTGAGTACCAACAGAAAGACCATTAATCACTAAGTTTTCCGTTGCCTGAGTATTGTTATAAGCTGCTCCTGTAGGAATGTTGTCGTCCACGTCAATCCATGTTCCGGATAGCTGGTATTGCCATTTGTACGTAGCAACGTTGGTTGCTTCGACAGAAACATAAGCTTTGGCGCCAACTGGAATACTAGACGATACCGGTTGTGTAATAATTGATGGAGGCGCATTAATTTTTGCTATCACATCCACTCTTGCACTCGTGTTTCCAAATACGGTTTGGCTAACATAATAATGTTGGTTATTTACTAAAACAGTAGCTAAATTGGTATACTGGTTTCCATTGGTTAACGAATCCCACCATTTAATTTCAGTTCCGTTTGCCATTAAATCGGCAATAGTGGCTCCTGTGCATAGGTATTGTTTAAAACTGGCTGTAGGTAATCCAATACGATGAAAGACGTTCATGTTTTTATCATACGCAACAGTATAAGTTGATGTTCCTTGGACTTCTTTTAAATTAAAGCAGCCTGAAGCTATTTGCGATGATTTAATTGTTGAAACAAACACATTTGTACTGGTATTCACTTCAACCAATCCGCGGTTATTTACAATATTAATGTTCCCTGATAGACAAAAAAGTCTCACATTGTCCGAATTGCTAATAGACAGCGGAAGTGCCTGGCCATCGGAAGCGTTGGCTTCCGACTTTAAATAGTATATTTCAACATCGGATGAATTTTTAATCTCGAATTGTATAGTGCTGTAAATTCTTTCTGAATTATATGCATAGAAACGAATTGGTTCTTTTGTATTATCAATTTTGACGGCTCTGTAATTCGCATTTCCCGTAATTTTTTTTATTGCATTATTTTCGGCAGTAAAGCCGTAAAAATGACCTCCTGCAGTGCTGCCTGAAAGTTTTAACAAATGATGATCTATCGATCCAATAGTTGTAGAAGAAAGGGTGGCGCCAATCATTACGTCCCGAATCATTGAATTACGGCCTGCTAACCAGGTAATACGACTCATATCCTGGTATATATCGGGGTCTGTTTCGAGCATAAGAAACGACATACTTGTTGTAGCACCTGCATCGGCAACTGTAGTAATCATTGTTTTGTTTGTTGGAGAATTCCAAGAACTGGTAACAGGTCTAATTACAGTGTAGGTTTTCCCTGCACCTAACAATTGGGTATTGCTTCCTAAAACAAGGGGTTGGCTAATGTAGTATGTTCCTTTAGGTAGAAAAACTTTATTGTAAGAGTTTATCACATCTTGTAATTTCTGATAATCGTCGGAAGCATCATTAGCTTTAATAACTCCACCAAAAGCAGCCATCTTTGCAACATCATTTACAACATCAATAAAATCGGGATCATTTGCATTCTCAATTGATATAAAATCAGATGAATCCCAGACAATGTGCTTACCGGTGATTGTGGCAGCTACCGGTTGGGGCACATTATCTGTTTTCGCCAGGTGGTAGGTATTGGCTCCTATGGTTTGTCCGTCAATCAGGCAGGCTCCATTTGTACCGGTATACCGATAATCTAAAACCTGGGTCCAATTAATCGGAATTAATGCTGATCCTGTACTGCCGGAAACAATGAAATTACATTTTTTAAAATACACATTTTTGATGTACAGATTATTTGCCGGAACAGGAAGTGCGTATGATGCGGTTGATCCGGTATATTCAATAATTCCATCGACAAGACTAATACCACCAGCTGTTGGCCATGATGTGATAACCGGGTCGGTGTTTGCTTTTTTAAAACTGAAGCCGGTTATTAGTATTGGGCGTTGAGTTCTTTGCGAGGGATTAATTCTGATTATTTCGGCAGTCTGATCAGTACAGGTTATACCAACCAATGTAACAAACCTCGATTCATCATCATAAAGATCCCATGCATGCTGTCCCCCAATCACCTCCACATTGTATGTTCCTCCTCCCTGGCCAG
The DNA window shown above is from Bacteroidota bacterium and carries:
- a CDS encoding SBBP repeat-containing protein — translated: MTSGESFILAFSNLRTFSADWLIQFCTSTVLIIFASTDFRAQNSQAVPLATDNPHSLRGSGMSFTPNKGQIADMKGKLRPDILFKGATEGADVYIRKTGISYVQSNMAEVMHGIEEEVEEKEKAEKISEDKKQKLKEELLSKALLKVHRLDMDFERANLYSEATGNEQAEGYTNYYYAHCPQGITNVYSYNSVTQSNIYKGIDIKYFGGKEGGLKYDIIVHPGADPHQIKFRWKGADHISINHEGTLVIKTGVNEFTETLPKVYQNINGKIIDVKANYNLTLSPKGRVGEGLVTFELGTWSPEHPLIIDPWVTYYGGTGFDMGADITTDETGNVYVTGQTGSTSQITSLGFQNVFGGSYDAFLVKFNSGGSRIWATYYGGAGADAGYSVAVDRVGNAYLTGSAGAGSIVGIASGGFQNVFGGNYDAFLVKFNSGGSRIWATYYGGIGFDYGYGVTADGAGNVYLAGLTRGSTNIASGGFQNLYGDGDGDAFLVKFDPGGARIWATYYGGSGYDDGRSVAIDVTGNVYLAGLTASVTGIASGGFQNVLRGLSDAFLVKFDPGGNRVWATYYGGTGDDSGHSTDVDGAGNIIYLSGRTNSVTGIASGGFQNVLGGGEDAFLVKFTSSGLRVWATYLGGASVDYGLSLVVDPDNNDVFVSGDTYSLNFPITSCAWQKNLAGGISEDSFVAHFKPDGKIVCSSYVGGPGTSDDEYCSIALHGCYVYMTGYTGGSYPVTPGAHQTVYRGGLDAFVAQLYKSSCGFDKTTALSATVPTGSLCNNTPLNFTGNFSVSCESNTASYLWSFPGATPSNSTAQNPTGIVYPSPGTYTVTLKAKTACDSAEKLINVVISLCSTCNLNAQFVKGTSNCPDCKTNGCKEWIMVTGKDGTEPYSYQWPDGYDKRYRNGLCPGAYNVKVTDKSGCSVNVNLTAP
- the rfaD gene encoding ADP-glyceromanno-heptose 6-epimerase codes for the protein MIVVTGAAGFIGSCLVGKLNAEGYKDIVIVDDFSAKQKMPNLEGKTFSHKIHRDDFPKWLRDNHRFTQFIFHIGARTDTTEFNKEIFDRLNLNYTKELWNICVEFGLPFVYASSAATYGLGELGYNDDHDVVEKLKPLNPYGESKNEFDKWALKQPSKPYFWAGLKFFNVYGPNEYHKARMASVVFHAFNQIKDKGSVKLFRSHNPKYKDGEQLRDFVYVKDVVEVCMFLMQHRKDSGLYNLGSGKARTFLDLVNNTYHALNKQPKIEFIDTPVDIRDKYQYFTEANMNKLRSIGYSKNFHSLEEGIKDYVVNYLADGKYA
- the folE gene encoding GTP cyclohydrolase I FolE, which codes for MANYKKTEEYNSGVTEQIAEYYKDILEKLGEDTKREGLEKTPYRVAKALQYLTHGHCIDPAAILRSAMFKDEYKQMVIVKDIEVYSLCEHHLLPFIGKAHIAYIPNGHIVGLSKIPRVVDAFARRLQVQERLTVEIRDCIHATLNPIGVAVVIEATHLCMQMRGVQKQNSVTTTSAFTGEFLKETTRKEFITLISSKLH
- a CDS encoding outer membrane beta-barrel protein, giving the protein MKRKLKILILLSFLIFNSTFLIPLHAQFFNALGVTVGVTYGNERWTDDNLKTSERKKYILGFNGSVLAEFFSDDYFRWVSEFQFNQKGSAEKTSAANYSTKLNYICFNNYLKFRTELVSIIPYFLIGPRLEYKLSGGSDNPRVTGAFKPLHVSLAIGVGNEFVAYGPYKFFTEAFYNPDIMKAYSVGGLHIKNNAFELRVGVKRVFGKSKKDMDCNSPVYIPDF
- the mqnB gene encoding futalosine hydrolase is translated as MNILIASATFTEIEHLLDKVEVYQNYNNTILEAGYNTVDIKFYVSGVGMSAMGYAMGKALNDGYDMALNIGIAGSFSKKTELGQVVNVTHDIFSELGAEDGDKFLTLHELNLIGTNEVNNNSTLKNKVIDQLPKAKGITVNTVHGNEQSIKKIVQRLNPDIESMEGAAFMFACKKESLPFAQIRSISNYVDRRNKNNWNIPLALENLSSAIIKVLDAF
- a CDS encoding T9SS type A sorting domain-containing protein gives rise to the protein METLSNSMIHKFKFVVLLFVSACLYSYATLPAGISANAFYKKGYLDVSLYDVHNTDITIATAAIQTAVSDAQANKLVCYFPSGNYIINSTIEGLMPMTWNTNVNDYTTDRREPVYIVGANPRPTITLKANSSGFNDPANPKPMFLISAYSKSDNIYRSNIAFNLVFRNIDLDLNGSTNTGAVGLDFVGAQGSTIEDVKVTATNAYSGFLGAPGQGGGTYNVEVIGGQHAWDLYDDESRFVTLVGITCTDQTAEIIRINPSQRTQRPILITGFSFKKANTDPVITSWPTAGGISLVDGIIEYTGSTASYALPVPANNLYIKNVYFKKCNFIVSGSTGSALIPINWTQVLDYRYTGTNGACLIDGQTIGANTYHLAKTDNVPQPVAATITGKHIVWDSSDFISIENANDPDFIDVVNDVAKMAAFGGVIKANDASDDYQKLQDVINSYNKVFLPKGTYYISQPLVLGSNTQLLGAGKTYTVIRPVTSSWNSPTNKTMITTVADAGATTSMSFLMLETDPDIYQDMSRITWLAGRNSMIRDVMIGATLSSTTIGSIDHHLLKLSGSTAGGHFYGFTAENNAIKKITGNANYRAVKIDNTKEPIRFYAYNSERIYSTIQFEIKNSSDVEIYYLKSEANASDGQALPLSISNSDNVRLFCLSGNINIVNNRGLVEVNTSTNVFVSTIKSSQIASGCFNLKEVQGTSTYTVAYDKNMNVFHRIGLPTASFKQYLCTGATIADLMANGTEIKWWDSLTNGNQYTNLATVLVNNQHYYVSQTVFGNTSARVDVIAKINAPPSIITQPVSSSIPVGAKAYVSVEATNVATYKWQYQLSGTWIDVDDNIPTGAAYNNTQATENLVINGLSVGTHLYRCITTSNCGVNVISDTVTITTDAVTSISKITNNNLSLFNVFPNPSTGICELTMKDVGQNAKYEVFTIDGKVLCNGDIIDGKSTLNLTNVQSGMYILKLIDELAGDMRKMIIIQH
- a CDS encoding 6-carboxytetrahydropterin synthase; the protein is MVYITRRERFSAAHKLFRPDWNDEKNLEKFGKCANPNWHGHNYELLTTVKGPVDPETGYCANLIDISSVIKKYVVDKLDHKNINLDVDFMKGKMATTEVVAIEIWKQLEPHINKLGCKLHCVKLVETENNYVEYFGN
- the fabD gene encoding ACP S-malonyltransferase, which encodes MKAYIFPGQGSQFPGMGKELYETSIQAKELFEKANSILDFRITDILFGGTEEELKQTKVTQPAIFLHSVILAKALGVSFMPDMVAGHSLGEFSALMANQTLTFEDALVLVSKRAMAMQKACEAKPSTMAAILNLDDKVVETICAEITASGEVVVAANYNCPGQLVISGTTNGVTIACEKLKAAGAKRALLLPVGGAFHSPLMEPARIELEAAINSTLFSKPICPVYQNVTANAVSDPEQIKKNLISQLTAPVKWTQTIQQMIADGATSFVEVGPGKVLQGLVKKVNKDIEAVSA
- a CDS encoding 1,4-dihydroxy-6-naphthoate synthase — protein: MSTLLTLGFSPCPNDCFIFDAMIHGKIDTEDLVFDVTMTDVENLNKKAFEGTIDITKLSYHAYAYLTDKYALLNSGSALGKGCGPLLISKFQVSNLKSQISNLKIAIPGKYTTANLLFSLAYPNAKNKVEMVFSEIEDAVLNGRVDAGVIIHENRFTYEAKGLKKIIDLGEYWEQHTQYPIPLGGIVVNRRIDKPIQQKINRVLRKSIEYAFANPADSRAFVKANAQEMSDEVIQKHIDLYVNNYTIELGKEGKKAIHLLFEEIKKLGIVPNTNLIPHFIIE